Sequence from the Collinsella aerofaciens ATCC 25986 genome:
GCGTGTCGTAGGCGCCCTGGTCGGTCGACTGCACCTTGACGCCGTTCTTGTACGGGAAGGCAACGGCACACTCGGGCTCCAAGAAGGCATGCTCGGTAAAGGGCGTGGTAAAGCGCTGCGTCACGGTGAACGCGCTTTCGGCCAGCGCCTTGGCGGCGTCGCCGCGCGTCACGTGGCGGCTCTGGCACACGTTGTCCTTGAGCTCCACCGTGTTGCCAAAGGCAAAGAAGCTGTCATGCAGGCGCGGAGCGTCGGCGGCCCTGGCCTCGACAATGTTGCGCACGGGCTCCAGCGGCTCGTAGTCAATCTTTACGAGCTTCTTGGCCTTCTCGAGCGTCGCCTCGTCCTCGGCGACCACCAGCACGATGGCATCGCCCACGCAGCGGGTGATATCGCCCTGAGCGATCATGACGTCCCAGTCCTGGATAAGGTGGCCGACCTGGTTGACCGGCACGTCCTCGGCGCGCAGGATGCCCACCACACCGGGCAGGGCCTCGGCCTTGGAGGTGTCGATGGAGAGCACGCGGGCGCGCGGATACTTGGAGCGCACGGCGCTGGCATAGGTCAGGCCCGGCTGATCGAGCTCGTCGATGTCGTCGGGATACTTGCCCTCGCCGAGCACCTTCTTGCGCACGTCAATACGAAAGGCGCGCTTGCCCACGCCGTAGTCATCGCCGCGCTCCAGGTCCTCGTCGATCTGCTTTTCGCCGCGGAGCGCCGCAGCGGCCAGCGAGATGCCCTCGATAATCTTTTTGTAGCCGGTGCAGCGACAGACGTTACCGCGAATGGCGTACTTGATCTGCTCCTCGGTGGGCTCGGGGTCCTCGGCGATGAGCGCCGCACCCGCCATGACCATGCCGGGAATGCAAAAACCGCACTGCACGGCGCCCACGGCGCCAAAGGCGTACACAAAGGCCTCGCGCACGTCCTCGGGCAGGCCCTCGACGGTCACGATGTTGCGGCCGGCGGCAAGAGCGGTGGTCAGCACGCACGCCTTGACGGCCGCACCGTCCACATGGATGGTGCAGGTGCCGCAGGCGCCCTCGGAGCAGCCGTCCTTGGCGGAGTGAATGTGCAGGTCGTCGCGCAGATAGCGCAGCAGTGGTTTATTCTCCGTCGTCGTGTGCTCGACACCGTTAACGGTAAAAGTGAATTCCTGTGCCATGGTGATTCCCTTCTACACGCCGGCGGCGATGCCGGTGCGGTCGTGGATGGCGCCATGCGGGCAGACGACGGCGCACATGCCGCACGACAGGCAGTCCACGCCGTCGATATGGGCGCAGTTGTCCTCGATGCGGATAGCGCCGGCAGGGCACTTTTTGGCGCACATACCGCAACCGATGCAGCTCGTGTCGCAAATCTTGCGCGCAATGGCACCCTTATCGGTGTTGTTGCAGCGCACCAGAATGTTCTGGTAGCCGGGGACGAAGGCAATCACGCGCTGCGGGCACGCCATGCCGCACAGGCCACAGCCCGTGCACTTTGAGCGATCCACGCGGGCGATGCCATCGACCAGCGCAATGGCACCGTGGGGGCAGGCCGTGACGCAGGCGCCACAGCCAATGCAGCCTTCGCTGCAGCGGGCGTCGCCGCCTGCGGAGGCGCAACCGCTTCCGCAGGCAACGTAGGCCACGTTATGTTGAATGGATTTGGCCATAAGAGACTCGCCTATTTCTTAAGGAGATACGGATAGTTGTCGCGCACAGCCCTGATGGTCAGGCGGACGGCCTCGGGAAGGCCGGTGTTGACGGCATCGACCGAGACGGTGCGGACCGTGCCGGCGACGCGGACCTTAAAGTGGTCCTCGTCCACAGCCAGGAAGCCCTCGTTCTCGGAGTTCTCCATGTCCTGCTCGCTCCAGAACAGGGTGAGCTTGTCCTTGTAGGGACGGCCCTCCTGGTAGGGACAGAACACGGCGCAGTTGCCGCACTCGTTGCACATGCCATCGACGTGGACGACCTGATGCTTGGCCAGGCCCGGCACCTTAATTGCCACGTTGGCACGGTTGGGGCACACATCGCAGCAGACCTCGCACACCGAGCCGCAGCCCAGGCAGCGAGTCTTGGTGCAGTTGCGCTTGTCGCGGCACAGCGACCCCTTGCGCTCGTAGCAAGTGTCCTCGCGGCCGGCCTGCTCGTTGCAGTCGGCGTACTTGTTAAAGTCCACGCCGGCGATGGCGCGGGCGACCTCGGCGGCATCGGCAATAGCCTCGACCACGGTGGCAGGACCGCGGCGGCAGTCGCCCGCAGCCCAAACGCCCTCGACGCCAGTGGAGGTGGCGGCAAGGCGGCCGCGACGGTCGTGCTCGACACCCGCGGCATCGTACAGGCTGGCATCGATGCCCTCGCCCACGGCGCAGATCACCGTGGTGGCGGAAAGCTCGACGGTCTCGCCCGTGGCGACGGGGCTGCGACGGCCGCTTGCATCCGGCTCGCCAAGCTCCATGACGTCGCAGGTCAGCACGGCGCCGTTAAGCGCCTTGGGGGCCAGCAGCTCGCAGAACTCAACACCATCGGCAAGAGCAAGATCAAGCTCTTCCTCGTCGGCGGGCATCTGCTTCTTGGTGCGGCGATACACCAGGCGCACGTTCTTCACGCCAGCCAGGCGCTTGGCCACGCGGGCCGCATCCATGGCGGTGTTGCCGGCGCCAATGACCACGACGTCCTCGCCCAGCTCGAGCTTCTCGCCCCTCTTGGCGGCCTCGAGGAACTCCAGCACGTCGAGCTCGGCATCCTCGCCCAGGCCCGCAGAGCCGGGCATCCAGGCGCCGGTGGCCACGACCACGTCGGTAAAGCCCTGGGCCTTGAGCTCGTCAATGGACTCCACGCGGGCATTGAGCTGCACCTTGGCACCAAAGGCCAGGCAGAGCTCGGCATCGTGGGAGATGTCATCGCTCGCAATGCGGAACTCGGGGATGACGTGACGGACCACGCCGCCGAGCGAATCGCGGGCCTCGAAGATGGTGACGGGCACGCCAGCGCGCGTCAGGAAGAACGCCGTCGCCAAGCCGGCCGGGCCGCCGCCGATAACGGCAACGTTGCGCTCGCCGTCGTTGGCGATGGCCTGGGCGCGCAGCTTGGGCAGCACGGCGGTCATGGCCTCGCGGGCGGCCTTGAGCTTGCTGGCGCGGATCTGGGCGCCCTCGGGCTCGTAGAACGCACGCTCGCAGGCACGGCCGCAGGGATGCGGGCAGATAGTGCCGGTAATGAACGGCAGAGCGTTGCGCTCGATGATGATGTTGAGTGCGTCCTCGTAGCGGCCCTCGTCAACAGCCGCCAAGTAGGCGGGAATATCCTGCTGGATGGGGCAGCTCGTGCGGCACGGCGTGGTAAAGCAGTCGGAAAGCGGGCTCTTGCCGGCGACCTTGCGGTCGGGCAGCGGGCGCAGCGGCTTCTTGTATAGCGGGTTGGTGAGCGAATCGGTCTGGATCGCAGTCACAGCCTCGAGAGAGACACCCGCGAACGGCTTGCCGTCCAGATCGGTAAACTCGCCGGCCATCTGGCTAAAGCGCTCGTAGCCACCGGGCTTGAGCACGTCGGTCGCCAGGGTAACGGGCCAAATGCCGGCATCGTACAGGGCGCGGATGTTGTAGACCGTGGCACCGCCAGAGTAGCTAATGCGTAGTTTGCCATCGAACTGCTCGGCAATGCGGCGGGCAGCCTCGATGGTCAGCGAGAACAGCGAACGGCCGGACATGTACATCTCGGTGGAGGGCAGCTCGTTCCTCGTCACGTCGACGGGGAACGTGTTGGTCAGCTTGACGCCAAACTCCAGGCCGCGCTCGGCGCACAGGGCAATCAGGCGCTCGAACATAGGCACGGCATCGGCCCACTGCAGGTCCTCGCGGAAGTGCGTGTCATCGAAGACGATGTAGTCAAAGCCCAGCTCGTTGAGGCGCTGGCGGGCAAACTCATAGCCCAGCAGCGTGGGGTTGCACTTGATGTAGGTGTTGAGGCCCTTCTCGGTGATCAGATAGGTCGCGATGCGCTCGATCTCGGCCGGCGGGCAGCCATGCAGCGTGGACTCGGTGATGGAGTTGGACACGCGCGCCGGAATGGACTCGACAAACGCGGCGTCGACATGCTCAAACTTGTCCAGGTTGGCGAGCGCCCATGCGCGGCACTCGTTCCAGACGTCGGAGCCGCTGGCGTCCTTCATGCCCTCGATGTAGGCGTCGACCTTGGGGCTCTTGATGCCCTCGAGGTCATAGCCCACGGACATGTTAAAGACAAAACCGTCCGGGCTGCCCAGACCGTACTCGCGAGCGATCAGGTGGCAGGCAAACCATGCCTTCACGTACTCGGCAAAGGCCTGCGGAACCTCGAGCTCGGTCGACCACTCGCAGTTGTAGCACTCGTCCTGTGCCACGATGCAGGGTTTGTTCACACACTTGGAGAGCTCCTCGCCGTCCATAACCTGAACGGTCTTGAGCTCAAAGAAGCGGGAACCGGCCACATAAGAGGCCACGATGTTCTGGGCCAGCTGCGTGTTGGGGCCGGCGGCCGGGCCAAACGGAGTCTCGATGCGCTCGTCAAAAATGGGAAGCGCGCCCTCCTGGTTGGTCGTGACCATCTTGCGCACGCCAAAGATGGCGCCCTGGGTCTTGTGCTCCTCGATGATCCAGTTCATCAGCTGCGAAAACGGGATCGGCCTCATAATGTCGCTCATAATGAGCTCCTCTCTGTAACGCCCGGCGAGACCGCGCGGCGGGCGCAAATACGGTGTAGCGCTAGCACAGCGCCGGCGACCCCGCGGAGGCCGCCTATGCGCGCGCCGGATGCGGCGAAACATCCGACGCGCGCGAATCTCCAGTTGGATTAGTACACGCGATCGTTGAGCGTGCTCCAGAGCTTCTTGGACTCGGCCATGGTCCACGCGTTGATCTTGTCCTCATCGATACCGACAAACTCGCGATCCTTGTACAGGACACGACCGTTGATGATGGTGGTGCGGCAGTTTTTGCCCATCATGCCAAAGAGCATGTGGCCGTCGATGTTCTCCTCGCTCAGCGGCGTAAAGGGCTTGTAGTCCATAACGATGACGTCGGCGGCGGCGCCGGCCTCGAGCACGCCGAGTTTGCGATCGAAGTACTTGCTCGCCATCTTGGCGTTGTTCTCGAACAGCATCGTCATGGCCTCGCACCAGCCCACGTTGGGCATGGCGGCGTTGTGGCGCTGAATGATCAGGAAGACCTTGAGGCTCTCGAGCATATCGTGGGTGTAGGCGTCGGTGCCCATGCACACGGGGATACCGCGGCGGAAGAACTCGAGCACGGGGGCGCAGCCCACGGCGTTGCCCATATTGGATTCGGGGTTGTTGACGAGCCAGGTGCCGGACTCCTTGACGATATCCATCTCGGCAGGCGTCACGTGGATGCAGTGGCCGAGCATGGTGTCGGGACCCAGCAGGTTGTGCTGCAGTAGGCGCTCGACGGGGCTGATGCCGCCGCGGTTGAGGCGGGAGTCCCACACGTCGTTCATGCCCTCGCACACATGGATGTGGAAGCCGGTCAGGCCGTTGTTGGCCTCGGCCATCTTGTCCATGGTCTCGTCCGACAGCGTAAAGGTGGCGTGACCGCCAAACATGGCGGCGATCATGTGGTTATCGTTATCGCGACGCTCCTTGGCGGCCCACTGGGCAAACTCGGCGTTCTCGGCAATGGCCTGGTCGCATTTTTCCTGGCCGCGACGATCGGAGACCTCGTAGCACAGGCACGAACGCATGCCCAGCTCCTGCGCGGCATCCTTAATGGTAAAGAGGCTTCCCGGGATCTCGCAGAAGCTCGCATGGTGATCGAAGATCGTGGTGACGCCATCGCGGATGGAGTCAAGAATCGTGGCATAGGCGCTGGCCTTGGTGCCGTCGAGCGTCAGGTTGTCGTCGATCTTCCACCACTGCTGCTCAAGATTCTCCAGGAAGTTGGTGGGGTTGCAGCCCTTGATGGCAAGGCCGCGGGCCAGACCCGAGTAGATGTGGGTGTGGCAGTTGATGAGTCCGGGCATGATGAGGTTGCCCTGGGCGTCGACGTACTCGGCATCCGGGTACTTGGCCTTGAGCTCGCACTCGGGGCCCACTTCGACGATCGTATCTCCGTCAATGGCGACCGCACCGTTTGGAATGAACGGGGTCTGAGCGTTGCGGGTAAAAACGGAACCGTTAGCGACCAGAAGCATGGATGTTCCCTTCAACATCAGAGGCGGGGTTTGACACCTCTGACATGGCGGAGTGCGAAGCGCCGGCCTACACCGGAAACGGGCCCTCTCCCGTCAACGCTTCACCAAAGGGACAAACCCTTTGAAGTGCGGCTTGGCGCCGCATGGCGTCGGCGGACGAGGCGATGCGCCCGCCGACGAATAGCACCGAATTGGTTACTTCTTGCTCTCGGGCAAGACCAGATCCACGGCAGCGTCCTTGGCAGCATCGATGTGCTGAGCCACGACCGGCGTCTGCGGAAGGATCAGGTTAAGGACAATAGCCATGATGGCGGTGGGGGTTACAGCATTGGAGCCGATGACGGTGGGCACCCAAGTGGGCATACCCTCGCCGGCAAGGCAACCGCTGGCCATCCAGATACCCAGGCCAAAGACGACGGAGGTACCGACGATGGTGGTGGTGCGCTGCGTGAGGCCCTCGCGGGTGAACATGCGCACGCCGTTCATGGTGATGGTGCCAAAGACACCGACGGTCGCGCCGCCGATGACGGGCTGCGGGATAGCGGAAAGGACGGCAGAGAGCTGCGGGAACAGACCGGCGATGGCAAAGACGGCCGCGATGATCACAAAGACCCACTTGTTGACGACCTTGTTGGAGCAGATGATGCCCACGTTCTGGCCAAGGGCGCTGGTGGGAAGACCGCCCAGCAGGCCGCCGACCATAGAGGTGAGGCCCTGGGACACGATAGCGCCGGAGAGCTCGCGCTCGGTGGGCATACGGTCGATGGAGCCCAGGCAGGCGGCGGAGACGTCACCGATAACCTGGATGGCAACCATGGGGAACACGACGGCGAGGGTAATGCAGACCTCGGGATCAAACTCGAGCGCGTAGGGCATGAGCTTGGGAAGGGCGAAGACCTGAGCGGTGGCGACGCTGGAGAAGTCGATCATGCCAAAGGGGATCGAAACGATCATGCCAACGATCATGCCAAAGAACACGGATCCCAGCTTGAGCGTGCCCTTGCCAAAGTTGGCGAGCGCAAAGACCACGGCGAAGGTGATAAGAGCGACGCACCATGCCTGCGGGGTGCCCCACAGCGGCGTGCCCATACCGCCGGCCATATACTTGACGGCCGTGGGATACAGCGAAACGCCGATGGAGAAGATGACCGTACCGGTCACGACGGGCGGGAACAGCCACTTGATCTTGCTGTAGGCCAGACCAAAGAGGACCGCGACGGCACCGCCGACAATCTCGCCGCCCAGCAGCGCACCAAAGCTAAAGCCCGAGGCGCCCATGGCCTGAAGGGCCGGCAGGAACGCGAACGAGACGCCCATGACGATGGGCAGGCCGCCGCCGATGCGACGGAAGGGAGCGAACGCCTGAAGGGCCGTGTCGATTGCCGAAAGAATGAGCGCGACCTGAATGATGTCGGTACTCTGCTGGCTATTAAAGCCGTAGACGCCGGCCATGATGACCGCCGGGGTAATGATGCCGGCAAACGATGCCAGTACGTGCTGAAGGGCACACGGGATCATTTCCTTAACGGGAGGCATGCCTTCGCGAGTGAACAGGGCTTCAGTGCCGTTCGTAACCGTCTCCTGGGTCATTTGACCACCAATCCTCGAAGTAGTTGTTTCGCATCTAACGCTCTATTGTGACGCAGTGCGGGGTTGAGGTTGTGCCTTCGTTGCATATCGTATTAAAGATGATTCTCATTCTCAATAATAATTTTTTGTTATCAGACTATTCTTCAGCTGAGATAACGCATTTCCGCAGGTCAGGAAAGTGTCTGGTCAAAATAACATCTAACTTTTCTTTTGGTCGACCGTTTACCGCCAAATTCCTACCGCTCGTCTGTATTACGCAATGTACCTGCGGACATACGAGATGATGGGCAGCGTGTTACCATGAGAAAAAATTGTTATGAACATTTCCGATTTCACCCAAAGGAGTTACCCGTGAACGAGACCGTACGTCGCTTTTTGCCGATGGTCGATTTCCTTGAACAGGTGCTCGGCAAAAACAGCGAAATCGTGCTGCATGATTTCTCGGATCCCGACCATGCCATTGTCGATATTCGCAACGGTATCGTGAGCGGGCGCAAGATTGGCGGACCCGCTACCGATCTGGCACTCAAGATTATGCACGATGGTAAATATCGCGATCTGCCGTTCATTACGGGCTACGAAGGCCGCGGCGCCGGCGGCAAGACGCTGGAATCCGCAACGTACTTCATTCGCGAGGATGACGAGATCGTCGGCATGCTGTGCGTCAACACCGATCTTTCGGCCGTGCGCAACATCAACGCCATGGCCCAGCAGCTTATGGCCTGCTTCGACGCCGCGCCGGTCCGCACGGAGCCCTCCCCCATCGAGGTCGAAAGCCTTTCGGAGTCCACACAGGAGCTCATCGACCGCAGCATTTCCGAGCTGCTCGAAAGCCGCGGGCAGGATGTCGCCTCGCTTGGGCAGGCCGACCGCGTGGACGTTATCCGCCATCTCAACGGAAACGGCGTGTTTATGCTCAAGGGTGCCGTTGCCTGCGCCGCCGCCGCACTTGGAATCTCTGAGCCCAGCGTCTACCGCTATCTGCAAAAGGTCCGCAAGGAGGGCTAGCCCGCTGATCCTTGGGGACGGAGGGAAACGGATCATTTTTGTCGCATCGCTTGACAAAAGACCCTGCAGCTCGCACTGCAGGGTCTTTTTGCATGTCATGTTTAGTTGTTGCCAACGCCCTAGAGAGCGGCGACGACCTCGATCTCGACCAGACCGCCAGCCGGAAGGGCGGCAACCTGGAAGGCGCTGCGCGCGGGGAACGGGGCCTCGAACTTGGAGGCGTAAATCTCGTTCACAGCGGCGAAGTCGGCGATATCGGCCAGGTAGACCGTGGTCTTGACGACATCGGCAAACGTGGCGCCGGTAGCGGTCAGCAGGGCCTCGACGTTAGCGAGGGACTGCTTGGCCTGAGCCTCGACACCCTCGGGCATCTTGCCGGTCGCAGGGTCAATGCCCAGCTGGCCGGACAGGAACACCATGTTGCCGGTCTGGATACCGGGGGAATAGGGGCCGATGGCTGCGGGTGCGTTATCGGAAGACACGACGGTCTTGCTCATGTTTTTCTCCTTACGATCAAATAGAGAGCGTGAGCGCGGCGTTCGCACCGGGAGGCACAGTTCGGTCTGAACACCGCGCTTGATTGGGATAGTAGGGGATGATTTTGCGCTGTGCAAGATTATTATCACATTGCGAGAATATTTTATCGCCCAACGGCGCGTACGGGCCGATGAACGGCGTGACCGGCGACGTGCCCGAATACTGATCCCTTTTCCTCCGTCCCCTTCGGATCACGTGATCCCTTAGGGACGGAGGAAAAGGGATCATTTTTACATGAGAGGCTGCTGAAGACTTTGTCCTGCTTAGGCTGCGGGCATCGCCTGCCGCGACTGCACCACTATACTTTTGAGTATCTGAGCATTTTGAAAGGCAGGATATGACCGCAACCGCCAGTCGAACCACCAACCGCAGGCCCGAGCTCTTGGCCCCCGCCGGAGGCCCGGAGCCCTTTGCCGCCGCACTCGCTGCCGGGGCAGACGCCATCTACTGTGGCATGGGCAGCTTCAACGCCCGCCGCAAGGCAACGAACTTTACCGACGAGGCCTTTGAGCAGGCCTGCCGCGCCGCGCACCTGGCCGGCTCGCACGTCTACGTCACGGTCAACATCGTCATCAAGCAGTCCGAGATGAGCGATGCGCTGCAGCTCATCCATCGCTGCTCCACGCTGGGCGCCGATGCCTTCATTATCCAGGACTGGGGCCTGTTCTTTGAGGTCAAGCGCACCATGCCCGGCATCGAGACGCACATCTCGACCCAGGCGAACATCCACGATGACCGTGGGACCATCTGGTGCCGCGAGCAGGGCGCCGACCGCGTGACCCTCTCGCGCGAGCTCTCCATTGACGAGATCGCCGCCATTCACAACGCTGCGCCCGACGTTGACCTGGAGGTTTTTAGCCACGGCGCCATCTGCTTTTGTTACTCGGGCCTGTGCCTGCTGTCGAGCTTTGCCATGGCGGGCCGCTCGGCCAACCGCGGCATGTGCGCTCAGCCCTGTCGCCTGCCCTACGAGCTGATTGACGAGAACGGCCGCTCGCTCTCCCCTGCCGGTCGCGAGCGCGCGCTGTGCCCGCGCGACACCAACACGTCGCAGCTCGTTCGCCGTCTGTATGACGCCGGCGCCGCATCACTCAAGCTCGAGGGCCGCATGAAGGCCCCCGATTACGTGTATTCCATCGTCGACGTGTACCGTCATCAGATCGATGACATGCTGGCCGGGGTCGCCGTAGATAAGGACGAGGACGCCGCCCGCCAGCGCCAGCTCAAGCGCTGCTTTAACCGCGACTTTACGCACGCCTACCAAGACGGCACCTCGGGTGACGAGATGATGAGCTACGAGCGCTCCAACAACCGCGGCCAGATCGTGGGCACGGTGCTCGGCAGCCACCTGGCCAACCGCGATGTGCGCGGGCTCAAGCCCGACGATCGCCGTCGCCGCGCCGCCATCGCCCGCATTGAGTTGTTTGAGCCCGTGGGCAAGGGCGACCTGTTGGAGCTTCGCCACGACGATGAGTTCGACCAATTCCTGACCACCATTGCCGCCGATGATGCCGCCGCCGGTGACGTCATCGAGTGCCGCGTGCCCCGCAGCATGCCCGAGGGCTGCCGCGTCCGCGTGATTCGCAGCCAGCGCGCTATCGACGCCGCCGGCGCCGCG
This genomic interval carries:
- a CDS encoding 4Fe-4S binding protein, which translates into the protein MAKSIQHNVAYVACGSGCASAGGDARCSEGCIGCGACVTACPHGAIALVDGIARVDRSKCTGCGLCGMACPQRVIAFVPGYQNILVRCNNTDKGAIARKICDTSCIGCGMCAKKCPAGAIRIEDNCAHIDGVDCLSCGMCAVVCPHGAIHDRTGIAAGV
- a CDS encoding Rid family detoxifying hydrolase — protein: MSKTVVSSDNAPAAIGPYSPGIQTGNMVFLSGQLGIDPATGKMPEGVEAQAKQSLANVEALLTATGATFADVVKTTVYLADIADFAAVNEIYASKFEAPFPARSAFQVAALPAGGLVEIEVVAAL
- the ssnA gene encoding putative aminohydrolase SsnA, yielding MLLVANGSVFTRNAQTPFIPNGAVAIDGDTIVEVGPECELKAKYPDAEYVDAQGNLIMPGLINCHTHIYSGLARGLAIKGCNPTNFLENLEQQWWKIDDNLTLDGTKASAYATILDSIRDGVTTIFDHHASFCEIPGSLFTIKDAAQELGMRSCLCYEVSDRRGQEKCDQAIAENAEFAQWAAKERRDNDNHMIAAMFGGHATFTLSDETMDKMAEANNGLTGFHIHVCEGMNDVWDSRLNRGGISPVERLLQHNLLGPDTMLGHCIHVTPAEMDIVKESGTWLVNNPESNMGNAVGCAPVLEFFRRGIPVCMGTDAYTHDMLESLKVFLIIQRHNAAMPNVGWCEAMTMLFENNAKMASKYFDRKLGVLEAGAAADVIVMDYKPFTPLSEENIDGHMLFGMMGKNCRTTIINGRVLYKDREFVGIDEDKINAWTMAESKKLWSTLNDRVY
- a CDS encoding helix-turn-helix transcriptional regulator, with protein sequence MNETVRRFLPMVDFLEQVLGKNSEIVLHDFSDPDHAIVDIRNGIVSGRKIGGPATDLALKIMHDGKYRDLPFITGYEGRGAGGKTLESATYFIREDDEIVGMLCVNTDLSAVRNINAMAQQLMACFDAAPVRTEPSPIEVESLSESTQELIDRSISELLESRGQDVASLGQADRVDVIRHLNGNGVFMLKGAVACAAAALGISEPSVYRYLQKVRKEG
- the ygfK gene encoding putative selenate reductase subunit YgfK; this translates as MSDIMRPIPFSQLMNWIIEEHKTQGAIFGVRKMVTTNQEGALPIFDERIETPFGPAAGPNTQLAQNIVASYVAGSRFFELKTVQVMDGEELSKCVNKPCIVAQDECYNCEWSTELEVPQAFAEYVKAWFACHLIAREYGLGSPDGFVFNMSVGYDLEGIKSPKVDAYIEGMKDASGSDVWNECRAWALANLDKFEHVDAAFVESIPARVSNSITESTLHGCPPAEIERIATYLITEKGLNTYIKCNPTLLGYEFARQRLNELGFDYIVFDDTHFREDLQWADAVPMFERLIALCAERGLEFGVKLTNTFPVDVTRNELPSTEMYMSGRSLFSLTIEAARRIAEQFDGKLRISYSGGATVYNIRALYDAGIWPVTLATDVLKPGGYERFSQMAGEFTDLDGKPFAGVSLEAVTAIQTDSLTNPLYKKPLRPLPDRKVAGKSPLSDCFTTPCRTSCPIQQDIPAYLAAVDEGRYEDALNIIIERNALPFITGTICPHPCGRACERAFYEPEGAQIRASKLKAAREAMTAVLPKLRAQAIANDGERNVAVIGGGPAGLATAFFLTRAGVPVTIFEARDSLGGVVRHVIPEFRIASDDISHDAELCLAFGAKVQLNARVESIDELKAQGFTDVVVATGAWMPGSAGLGEDAELDVLEFLEAAKRGEKLELGEDVVVIGAGNTAMDAARVAKRLAGVKNVRLVYRRTKKQMPADEEELDLALADGVEFCELLAPKALNGAVLTCDVMELGEPDASGRRSPVATGETVELSATTVICAVGEGIDASLYDAAGVEHDRRGRLAATSTGVEGVWAAGDCRRGPATVVEAIADAAEVARAIAGVDFNKYADCNEQAGREDTCYERKGSLCRDKRNCTKTRCLGCGSVCEVCCDVCPNRANVAIKVPGLAKHQVVHVDGMCNECGNCAVFCPYQEGRPYKDKLTLFWSEQDMENSENEGFLAVDEDHFKVRVAGTVRTVSVDAVNTGLPEAVRLTIRAVRDNYPYLLKK
- a CDS encoding U32 family peptidase — protein: MTATASRTTNRRPELLAPAGGPEPFAAALAAGADAIYCGMGSFNARRKATNFTDEAFEQACRAAHLAGSHVYVTVNIVIKQSEMSDALQLIHRCSTLGADAFIIQDWGLFFEVKRTMPGIETHISTQANIHDDRGTIWCREQGADRVTLSRELSIDEIAAIHNAAPDVDLEVFSHGAICFCYSGLCLLSSFAMAGRSANRGMCAQPCRLPYELIDENGRSLSPAGRERALCPRDTNTSQLVRRLYDAGAASLKLEGRMKAPDYVYSIVDVYRHQIDDMLAGVAVDKDEDAARQRQLKRCFNRDFTHAYQDGTSGDEMMSYERSNNRGQIVGTVLGSHLANRDVRGLKPDDRRRRAAIARIELFEPVGKGDLLELRHDDEFDQFLTTIAADDAAAGDVIECRVPRSMPEGCRVRVIRSQRAIDAAGAALKRDVLRRRAVDVSIVARLGEPFTVTLTCCDDPALAATATGFTVEAAKTRAVEASDLVEHVGRMGSSPFEAASFDVTLDEGCGMGFSAVHKVRAAACKALEEAILAPYAERARTLELPAIVTSDSRPAPEHYRDEPQICATVTSLEAAEAARAEGATRIYMTTDALQAAGVSPADAFEQGIVPVLDEICRAVDHERVDSWIQAGATIAVGNISELALAAQVGATAEIRSCLPVHNTPCMEALAERGAGAFWLSPEITLDEIISLGPSAPAALGITVFGRPRVMTSEHCILQVANGCIHDCANCRLRARKLSLKNIDGKVMPVRTDIHGRSRLYDAYPIDLTPQVPQLLDAGVRRLMVDGTLLEADEIGRAVARVRRAIEAAQAGRKPAARLRGATSGCMFVGIS
- a CDS encoding uracil-xanthine permease family protein, with protein sequence MTQETVTNGTEALFTREGMPPVKEMIPCALQHVLASFAGIITPAVIMAGVYGFNSQQSTDIIQVALILSAIDTALQAFAPFRRIGGGLPIVMGVSFAFLPALQAMGASGFSFGALLGGEIVGGAVAVLFGLAYSKIKWLFPPVVTGTVIFSIGVSLYPTAVKYMAGGMGTPLWGTPQAWCVALITFAVVFALANFGKGTLKLGSVFFGMIVGMIVSIPFGMIDFSSVATAQVFALPKLMPYALEFDPEVCITLAVVFPMVAIQVIGDVSAACLGSIDRMPTERELSGAIVSQGLTSMVGGLLGGLPTSALGQNVGIICSNKVVNKWVFVIIAAVFAIAGLFPQLSAVLSAIPQPVIGGATVGVFGTITMNGVRMFTREGLTQRTTTIVGTSVVFGLGIWMASGCLAGEGMPTWVPTVIGSNAVTPTAIMAIVLNLILPQTPVVAQHIDAAKDAAVDLVLPESKK